The proteins below are encoded in one region of Mycteria americana isolate JAX WOST 10 ecotype Jacksonville Zoo and Gardens chromosome 22, USCA_MyAme_1.0, whole genome shotgun sequence:
- the GSDMA gene encoding gasdermin-A: MFKKVTKSIVNQMDPSGNLIPVQSIIDHEHFRPLCLVRQDKKTMFQNHPPYKQTGYSLEDVLLPGEDSKSTESLFPNRGGQDSEQFTFKKSISDKVDANLSFPVDSANIDAKAGASSSREWSVKLEKNSIPVPKLQALTAERKINENHSFIRQLKKKEQTLYVVHETIKASDEVIYEECSKAEGNFMTKFYIKFSAQGSRENKQGIIIPKGCSLAFKAIPLDIRDGSWDLMYFYQDKTLRVSTEFVHGQLGALQEEVKENCQILTKLYSKLRDIFLKAIKAVMRDRNLFQELTHKMEAVLDETDSCELKTESPDLKDLLSTLQHSSRHLLLKLARAITYTLDALDELTEDQLLLLLESLEEKIVSQQLKLVESILQCNVEFGKGPFSVDARLLSFPREEEQKLTIAMVEMSGVKLQEDGSAVCTEDNFSALAALTVSLYVLSLLSN; encoded by the exons ATGTTTAAAAAAGTCACCAAGTCCATAGTAAATCAAATGGATCCAAGCGGAAACCTGATCCCAGTTCAGAGCATCATAGACCATGAACATTTCAGACCGCTCTGTCTAGTGagacaagacaaaaaaacaaTGTTCCAAAACCATCCCCCCTACAAACAGACAGGGTACAGCCTCGAGGACGTGCTGCTGCCTGGAGAAGACAGTAAAAGCACAG AGTCCCTCTTTCCCAACCGAGGTGGTCAAGATTCAGAGCAATTTACATTCAAAAAAAGCATCAGTGACAAAGTTGATGCAAATCTAAGCTTTCCTGTTGACTCTGCAAACATAGACGCAAAAGCAGGTGCCTCCTCGTCCAGAGAGTGGTCCGTCAAGCTGGAGAAGAACAGCATACCAGTACCAAAACTTCAGGCACTGACAGCAGAAAG aaaaataaatgagaatcaCTCCTTCATTCggcaactaaagaaaaaagaacaaactttaTATGTGGTTCATGAAACAATAAAAGCCTCAGATGAGGTCATCTACGAGGAATGCAGCAAGGCAGAGGGGAACTTCATGACCAAGTTTTACATCAAGTTTTCTGCACAG GGctccagagaaaacaaacaaggcaTAATTATACCCaagggctgcagcctggccttCAAGGCAATCCCGCTGGACATTAGAGATGGATCATGGG ATCTAATGTATTTCTATCAAGACAAAACACTGCGCGTATCTACTG agttcGTACACGGACAGTTAGGAGCACTGCAGGAAGAAGTTAAAGAGAATTGTCAAATTCTTACCAAGCTGTATTCTAAGCTGCGcgacatatttttaaaagccatcaaAGCTGTGATGAGAGACAGGAACCTCTTTCAAGAACTGACCCACAAA ATGGAAGCAGTTCTTGATGAAACTGATAGTTGTgagctgaaaacagaaagccCAGACTTAAAAGACCTGTTGAGCACCTTACAGCATTCTTCAAGACATCTCCTCCTTAAGCTGGCAAGAGCAATCACCTACACTCTTGACGCGTTAGATG AGCTAACGGAGGATCAGCTGCTGCTACTGCTAGAGTCTTTGGAAGAGAAGATTGTGTCCCAACAGCTTAAACTG GTTGAGAGCATCTTGCAATGCAACGTAGAATTCGGGAAGGGGCCCTTCAGCGTGGATGCCCGCTTGCTCTCCTTCCCACGAGAGGAGGAACAAAAATTAACCATTGCAATGGTTGAGATGAGTGGAGTGAAGCTCCAGGAAGACGGATCTGCTGTCTGTACCGAAGACAACTTCTCAGCCTTAGCAGCCCTAACTGTGTCTCTGTATGTCCTCAGTCTTCTGAGTAACTAG
- the ORMDL3 gene encoding ORM1-like protein 3, with translation MNVGTAHSEVNPNTRVMNSRGIWLSYVLGIGLLHVVLLSIPFFSVPVVWTLTNIIHNMSMYIFLHTVKGTPFETPDQGKARLLTHWEQMDYGVQFTASRKFLTIMPIVLYFLTSFYTKYDRIHFIINTISLMSVLIPKLPQFHGVRIFGINKY, from the exons ATGAACGTGGGAACAGCACACAGCGAGGTGAATCCCAACACCCGTGTCATGAACAGCCGGGGCATCTGGTTGTCCTACGTCCTTGGAATTGGCCTGCTGCACGTCGTACTCCTGAGCATCCCCTTCTTCAGCGTCCCTGTGGTTTGGACTCTTACCAACATCATTCACAACATG AGTATGTACATCTTCCTACATACCGTGAAAGGAACTCCTTTTGAGACTCCAGACCAGGGGAAGGCTCGGCTGCTCACGCACTGGGAGCAGATGGACTACGGCGTGCAGTTCACGGCCTCACGCAAGTTCCTGACCATCATGCCCATTGTCCT GTATTTTCTAACCAGCTTTTACACAAAGTATGACCGGATACACTTCATAATCAACACCATCTCCCTTATGAGCGTCCTGATCCCCAAACTGCCTCAGTTTCATGGAGTCCGGATCTTTGGGATCAACAAGTACTGA
- the LRRC3C gene encoding leucine-rich repeat-containing protein 3C → MPAAGRVLLRSVTMWLLLQSLLLLASCLRSAAAFPKGCYPSEEEGLKTFRCSNAQLTEVPRDIPNDTNKLYLDSNQIPFLPRDAFRDLPLLLELDLSHNAIAGVESGAFRGLAEHLHSLDLSSNRLVSVSKDAFSNLKAKVNLSHNPWLCDCRLQELIRTVDLAAGSSGGIVCDSSAQEEHVGKPFLQVIADTDFCNVYKKTTDIAMLVTMFGWFAMVISYLVYYVRQNQEDARRHLEYLKSLPSKQRRSEESSTISTVV, encoded by the coding sequence ATGCCTGCGGCAGGGAGGGTCCTCCTCCGCTCGGTGACCATGTGgctgctcctgcagagcctcctcctcctggccTCCTGCCTCCGCTCGGCCGCTGCGTTCCCCAAGGGCTGCTACCCCTCGGAAGAGGAGGGGCTGAAGACCTTCCGCTGCAGCAACGCTCAGCTGACCGAGGTCCCCAGAGACATACCCAACGACACCAACAAGCTCTACCTGGACTCCAACCAAATCCCCTTCCTGCCCCGCGACGCCTTCCGGGACCTGCCGCTCCTGCTGGAGCTGGATCTGTCCCACAACGCCATCGCCGGCGTCGAGAGCGGGGCTTTCCGGGGCCTGGCAGAGCACCTGCACTCTCTGGACTTGTCTTCCAACAGACTGGTGTCCGTCAGCAAAGACGCCTTTAGCAACCTGAAGGCCAAGGTCAACCTCTCCCACAACCCCTGGCTGTGTGACTGTCGGCTGCAGGAGCTGATCCGCACGGTGGACCTGGCGGCCGGCTCCTCGGGCGGCATCGTGTGCGACTCCTCCGCGCAGGAGGAGCACGTCGGCAAACCTTTCCTGCAGGTGATCGCCGACACGGACTTCTGCAACGTGTACAAAAAGACCACGGACATCGCCATGCTGGTCACCATGTTCGGCTGGTTCGCCATGGTGATCTCCTACCTGGTCTACTACGTGCGGCAGAACCAGGAGGACGCCCGGCGGCACCTGGAGTATCTCAAGTCCCTGCCCAGCAAGCAGCGGAGGTCGGAGGAGTCGTCCACCATCAGCACTGTGGTGTGA